A DNA window from Gasterosteus aculeatus chromosome 16, fGasAcu3.hap1.1, whole genome shotgun sequence contains the following coding sequences:
- the LOC144388786 gene encoding uncharacterized protein LOC144388786, with protein sequence MAITSRHNCPKGSLSNAASRACVNVISDTDDSRRVKMNTAPNNTLRDNLFMRRVADQQQTLDQYGHQSVRYDRQFKPSSSYTKHRTTAARGSRVLEFGRLNRPRSRPRPDPGPNSPRQSQANRLGVQSNERPRYNPYDNTRPHDKHGRQRSQTTADDWGRSGPAETRGQYTSVPRSGSLRKDELNRNGGYRQHKGPPMYGHPNPMNNAYKIPKANHGDREQRTTHDAHVFHCTGNQTNQSDPCMTRGPPIGGGTSRKREWKEPMASTSTVLSSESEEEGEDTSDKRGTIPVTSTGACVTTREAGSGSDSESSESSSSSSSSSSSSSSESSDSEDESEKAPALTAPASTAPAKKAPAPTAPAPKAPAPKAPGPKAPAPKAPAPKAPAPKAPAPKAPGPRAPGSKAPGSKAPAKKATAKRANVPKVPPQKGAVPKKVVVPKRPRLTRDALGATTAGTSSGCKKANNAGASNDTLGATTSVTSSSCKNTHDEGASRESPEHMIALEKKVAVVTLRRMTLPSVAPACSPYKDDWTSIAAPVADVSVPPDTTNAPATVTTFLRAPLDSEVYVPSIDLTSDGEDDDTAEGDTDRLNTAIPPAPEKDPVPLDTIGQGIGGGWQIDGTCVIGDDQDRTNSAIESILGTEDPDAISAVRSVYQNNDTYLDVDSFVRDPLEQHCDEVEQTVCESPLMRSSTQHNSRVINPPLEKRRGYYTGKNRETIPMGTGQF encoded by the exons ATACCGATGACAGTAGacgtgtaaagatgaacaccgccCCAAATAATACCCTGAGGGACAACCTGTTCATGAGGCGCGTCGCCGACCAACAACAGACACTGGATCAGTACGGCCATCAAAGTGTCCGATATGATCGGCAATTCAAGCCGTCGTCTTCATACACAAAACATCGTACAACCGCGGCAAGGGGCTCGCGTGTATTGGAATTCGGAAGACTCAATAGACCCAGGTCCAGGCCGAGGCCTGATCCGGGGCCCAATTCGCCTCGACAGAGTCAAGCAAACAGGCTCGGTGTCCAGAGTAATGAGCGACCTAGATATAATCCGTATGATAACACG CGGCcccatgacaaacatggacgtCAACGGAGTCAGACAACGGCAGACGACTGGGGTAGAAGTGGACCCGCCGAAACCAGGGGACAATACACGAGTGTGCCGAGATCTGGATCATTGCGCAAAGATGAACTGAATCGTAACGGTGGCTATAGGCAACACAAAGGTCCACCGATGTACGGCCATCCCAACCCTATGAATAATGCCTACAAGATACCTAAAGCCAATCATGGTGACAGAGAACAGCGGACAACACATGACGCACATGTATTCCACTGTACCGGTAATCAGACTAATCAGTCAGACCCTTGCATGACCAGGGGCCCGCCTATTGGCGGGGGCACTAGCAGGAAACGTGAATGGAAGGAGCCAATGGCATCAACATCCACAGTGTTATCCTCGGAATCTGAGGAAGAAGGTGAGGACACGTCAGATAAGAGAGGTACTATTCCTGTGACTTCTACGGGCGCATGTGTTACTACAAGGGAGGCGGGGTCCGGGTCAGACTCTGAATCAAGtgaatcatcatcgtcatcatcatcatcatcatccagttcatcctcagagtcCTCAGATTCAGaggatgaaagtgaaaaggcCCCCGCGCTGACGGCTCCCGCGTCGACGGCCCCTGCAAAGAAGGCCCCCGCGCCGACGGCTCCCGCACCGAAGGCTCCCGCGCCAAAGGCTCCCGGGCCGAAGGCACCCGCGCCAAAGGCTCCCGCGCCAAAGGCTCCCGCGCCAAAAGCTCCCGCGCCAAAAGCTCCCGGGCCGAGGGCACCCGGGTCGAAGGCACCCGGGTCGAAGGCTCCTGCAAAGAAGGCCACTGCAAAAAGAGCAAATGTACCAAAGGTCCCCCCCCAAAAGGGCGCTGTaccaaaaaaggttgttgtACCAAAGAGGCCTCGTCTCACGAGGGATGCACTCGGGGCCACTACGGCTGGTACATCCAGTGGctgtaaaaaggcaaataatGCAGGAGCTAGCAACGATACACTCGGCGCCACTACGTCTGTTACATCCAGTAGCTGTAAAAATACACACGATGAAGGAGCTAGCAGAGAGTCACCGGAGCATATGATCGCGTTGGAGAAGAAAGTGGCAGTAGTTACATTGCGTAGGATGACACTACCGTCTGTCGCGCCGGCGTGTTCACCGTATAAAGACGACTGGACATCAATAGCTGCACCGGTTGCTGATGTTAGTGTACCACCTGATACCACAAACGCCCCGGCTACTGTAACCACTTTTCTCCGTGCGCCGCTAGATAGTGAAGTGTATGTCCCCAGCATAGACCTCACTTCAGATGGCGAAGATGATGATACCGCGGAAGGGGACACGGACCGATTAAATACGGCTATACCCCCGGCCCCGGAGAAAGACCCTGTACCCCTGGATACCATCGGCCAAGGCATCGGTGGTGGGTGGCAGATCGACGGGACGTGCGTAATTGGAGACGACCAAGATAGGACGAACAGTGCTATAGAATCCATCCTGGGGACTGAAGACCCAGATGCCATATCAGCTGTAAGGTCCGTATACCAAAACAATGATACCTACCTCGACGTAGATTCATTTGTGCGGGACCCTCTTGAGCAGCATTGCGATGAAGTTGAACAGACCGTTTGCGAATCACCATTGATGCGCAGTAGCACCCAGCATAATAGCAGAGTAATCAATCCTCCCTTGGAAAAAAGGAGGGGATACTACACGGGGAAGAACCGAGAAACTATACCCATGGGGACAGGTCAATTCTAG